The stretch of DNA CTCGGCTGTCACAGGcacctccccgcaccccccctgtcctcctgcaccccgcagggCCCTGCTTatcctgccccagcccccccctccgtggctgagcccccccagcccccagcactgTGGGGGGGGATGTgtgggggcagcagcacccctgGCACAGAAATGGGGCAGGAGCGGGCGATTCTCGCCTTCCCACCGCAATGAGGCCACGCACACAGCGGGGACATGCGGGGGCCCCCGGCTCACCCCGCTCATGGGGGGGCTCCGGCAGCACCCAACGACCCCAGCAGCTCGGGGCGGGGAgcggagaccccccccccaagccgcATGCACCCCGAGCAGGGCCCCGGGTGGCACGGCCGTGCCCGGCAGCTGCGCCCATCCATCCGCAGCGGGATCAGCTGCGGGCGCACGGGCTATAAATAGGGGAGCGGGCAcaccgggggccggggggggcacgggcacgggcacagccccggccccgcagctgCACGCCCCCgagcgcagcccccccaggagcaAGGATCCTGCGCCCCAGGGTGCGACCCCTGCCCGGGcaccccgtccccgtccccccccccgcgtgttcctccccactccccccgCTGCGTGGGGGCCGTGCCACGAGTGGGGGTGCCACAGCGCGTGGTCCCCCGCCCCCCAGGCAAGGGCACACCAGGGTGGTCGCAGCGCCCAGCGCTTGCCctcgcccccggcccccccctgctcccctccgGGCATCCCCCAGCGGTCCCGgtgcgcggggggggggcagcggccgGTACCTtctgctcctggcgctgcccctCGCCATCGAGGCCGAGGCCGAGGCAGGTGCCGCAGGGCGAGGCGCCGGGCATGGGGCTTGCtcgggccgggggggcggcgcCGGGGGGGCCCGAGAAGTcccgcagcagctgcaggagcgaCGCCAGCATCCTCACGGCCGCCCGGGGCGCGGGGCCGAGCCCATGGCGCGCTTCACCCGCCGCTCAgcccggggggctcgggggtcGCCGGCCCCAACCCCCCCGCGCCGACCCCGCGCCCAtcgcccggtgccccccggcgggacggcggcggcggcggggcgcggccgggagcccccccggcGGAGCGGGGAATTATTGGGGCGGAAATCCTACCCAgcctgccccgctgcccccccccccccccccagcgcccgccccccgcccgTTAACCCCTCCGGTACGGGggtgccgccgccgcgcccccTCGCTGcgcgccccccacccccggtgCGCCACCGGCCGCGGGTGGCCTCGGGGAGGCCccaggaggcggcggcggggccggccccggggctgcggaGGGCGGGgaccctcggggggggggggacacgcgtGGGCTCGGCAGCCGCGGGCAGCCCTGAGTCACCGCTGCCGCCCACGCGCGGGGATTTCCCGCTGGCACCGCGCGTCCCCGCGAGACGCCGCGTGATGGAGCGGGGGACGGGGACGCGCGCGGCACGCGCCTGGagtgggggggcggggggggcgacCGCACGCCCCTACCTGGGGGTTTGGGGCACGGAGGGCACCGCGGTATGGGGGTGACGGCACCGCGGGGGCACGCGGGGGCACGGGGCCACGAGGGCACGCGGGGTCATGGGGACCGCGGGGACacgcggggaggggggggcgggggcacccccagccccacggccccgTCCCACGGCCCCTCTGAGCCGCTCAAACTGGGCCATAATGGGATGGGAGAGCAGAGAGGTGTTGGCCCTATGGgacaccccctgccccatagctgcaGCGCAGACACCCCCTGCAGACACCCCCTGCGGACACCCCCTGCGGACACCCCCTTCCCAAATGCGGCACCGTCACAGCCTGGTGCCACACGGGGCCCCCCCCGGACCCCTCAGCAGTTCAAGGAGGCAGCCCCGGCACCCCCATCCCCCTGCCCCATTCCCAGCACACACCAGGACCCCAAGCATGGCACAAGGGGGGGGCCCACCTATAACAAGAGCACCGTCCCCAAATGTCACAGCCCAGCCGGTGCCCGGCACCCAGGCGCACCCATGCCCACCGTGGGTGCTCACCGGGTGCGGCAGCGGACCCGGACACCGGCTGCACGCGTGGCACCGGGACCTGCAACCCGTGCACACGGCAGGAACGCGCTCCCTCGAGACTCCCGGCGCCACAACACCCATCAGTCACGGTGACACAGATACCCGGCAGTGCCGGCACCCGGTGACACGTACCCCCGCCCTGGCGCAGGCACGCGTCACCTCACGCTCACAGGCGTGCAGTCACCAGCACCTCTCGCTCGCGGTGACACGTACGCCCGACACCTGCTGTGACACTGGCACCTGACACCCAGCCCGCACAGCCGGAGGCGCCCGGCGCGGCACCTGCCGTGACCCAGACACCCGCGCCCACGGGGCTCAGCCCCCTCGCTGCCACAAATACCCCGACCCCGCAGCCCGCGGCCATCCTTTGGCCGCTGTCACCCGGCGCGTGGGTGGCACCCGCACCCAGCCCACCAGCTGGTGGCTTCGGGGGCACCAGCACACGCCGAGCCATCAGCTGATGGCAGTGCTTGCGGTGGCTCCAGGCACCCGCTGCAGGGAAAcggccccagccctggggcGAGGCAGGCACCCGGCGTCCCCAAGCTCTTGGGGATGGACTCGCAGAGCCCACCTGGTCTCGCCGTGCCACAGACCCCATCGCCTGCCCCAAACCAGGCACCTGGCACCTGCCCGGGTACCCCTGCGCCAGCGCTGATGATTCCCAGCGCGCTCTGTGATGCCCAACAAACACCAAAGCTCGGCTGCCCGAACCCACTCAGGTCCCCGATGGCCGTGGTACTGccagagccaccccacagccacgGCACCGCAGCACCAGTGTGCCGGCGACACTCGGTGTGCTCTGAGACACCCGACGGCAGGACTCACACCAAAACCCAACGCCGCAGTGACAATGACACCCCACATCCACCACGGCCAACGCCAGCACAGCCACCCAACGCCGCCACGGCCACCCGGTGCCGTCACCCTCAGAGGTGCCCGGTTTTGGGGTCACCCAACGCACCTCTCCACCAGCGTACACCGTCTGCAAGGCACCTGCACAGCCGACCCCAAACACACCGCGCGGACTCACGGCACGCACCACAGGCACTCcggtgctggggaccccccaAGGTCCATCTGGCACTCACCGCGTTCAGCTGCGGCAGGGGCGCGGTGCCCTGCGCACCCACCGACATGGGCGAGTGGGACGGGTGCCACCGCAGGCCTCGAGGCGCTGCCCTCTCCCGCTGCCGACAGcaatgcagcagcacaggcaccGGTGGCGGGGTGGGACGGCGAGCCCCGTGACGGGGTGACGTCCCCACGGGGCGGTgcgagcccccagcagcagaaCCCCCCACCCGCTGACGCAGACACGGAGCAGCCCCGGCACCTCGGCCACGCTGCGTGCGCCACCGCACCATGAAATGCCCGACGGGGGGGACCAGGGAACATGCTTTGGGGACACCACAGCCACCCCAAACACTGCCCCATCCCTCACTGTGGCCCccaccaggggctggggtgGCACCGGCTGGCGAGGGATCTCCTTGGGGGGGGGccgtgtccccacagcccccacttgcagccccgccgagcccagcccagcccaacGCGGTGCTCTCCGACGCTTGGGGCTCTCCGGCACCGCCGCCCCCCAGCACTCGGGATCCCCCCgccccagagctcagcgccGGGGGGGTCCGTGGGCagcccgcccccagccccatcctttCCATCCCAGCTCATCAGCCGGCTCGCCCCGGGCCAGCCGCAGCCCCGCGCACGGAACGGCTCCGACCCAAGCCCCCGCGCGCCCGGGGCACCCAGGACACccccgcaccggggtccgggagggggggggtcttCGGCATCCcgcgggggggctgcagccggcGCAGCGCAGGGCAATGCCTTGGGGACGCCGTCGTCGGGGCGAGCGCGGCTGCGGGCGGGGTAGGGCGCCGGGAACCCCCCCCCCGAggtcccggtgtccccccccgacccccccgcaCCCACCTCCTGTGCCACCAGGCTGGAGATGCGGACGGCGCGGCGGACCCGAGCGCTCTTTCGGTCGCCGTCGGGGCGGTCGCCGCTGTCGCGCCTGCCCGGGGCCACCATGGCCGCGCTCAGCGCCGCGCTGCCGGGTGGGGGGAGCCGCCGgccgcccccccggggccccGCATCCCGGAGCTGCTGCCGCGGAGCCCGGCGCTGCCCTGCGCGGCTGCGGGCGCGGAGCTGCCGCGGCGGGCGGCAGATGGAGCGGggcggcccggcccccccccacccccccccccccggcccccgcccccgcccccgccgggGCTCGCTCCCAGCCCGGCAGCCAccgcccccccgcccgccgccgccactCCCCGCGGTGCCCGTCACGCTCCGGGGAGGGACCGGGAACACCCccgggaaactgaggcacggggggggttggcggggagggggctccccACTCGCGGGGTCCCGAGCCCCTCCCGCGTGTCCCCAGCCACGGGTGGGTGTCCCACGGTCCTCGGGACCCCCGAGATAGGGAGCCCGGTGGGAGGTGGGCACAGCCCCGCGTGCCAGGGAAGGGGGATGgagggggtgggatggggatggggtggggatgggattaatgggatggggatggggatggggatggggatggggatggggatgggatggggatggggatggggatgggatggggatgggatggggatgggatggggatggggatggggatgggatggggatggggatggggatggggatgggatggggatgggatggggatggggtggggatggggatggggatggggatggggatggggatggggatggggatgggaacgggatgggatggggggcacccagggaaggaagcaggcacagggctggggatggagaaGGGGCCAAGCTGCCCGCAGGGCTCCTCAGCTGCCGCAGGCTGATTCACAGCCCCGCTGGCTCCCGCTCTCCCtggctgcctcccagccctgccagcgcGACCCCGCTCTGcgttcccagtgctcctgctccCTCACGACACCCCGCAGCGGGACGGCTGCCCCCAtgtgctcccagccccaggtgCTGCTGATGCCCCCCAGCCCTCAGCGCAGGCAGCTGGGCACGGCCACCAAGCCCTCCGCGGCACCGCGCACCCCAAACCAGCCCCGTCCTGCAGCGAGCGGACCCCAGGCACGGGCAGCGCGGTGCCAGCAgcgcccagccccagccccagcctgcaccCCACGGGCAGGGTCCCCACCAGGATGGGTCAGGGGGTCCCCAATCTGCCGTGAGCCACCGGCACCCTGCAGCCTCCATCCCCGGCACCTCTGGTGCTCCCTGAGCTGCAGGAGGGCCTCGCGCCCCCCAGCCACAACGCCCCGTGCCAGCCGCAGcccccgtccctgtccctgtccgtGGGTTGTGTCCCCCACCGGGCGAGCACATCACGGCCAGACAGGGTGGCCAGCTTGCCCAGGAGCTCAGTGACCTTGACGGGAGCTGCGGGAGCGTGGGGCGGGCAGCGCGGGCTTGTTTGGCTGCCGTCACTGCGGATGATTCACGGTGCCGCTGCCTGGaagccccggcccccccccccggcccccacccAGCAGCTCACCGTGCCAGAGCTACGGCTGCTTGGGGACAGGCTCGCCTTGGCCTCAGCTTCCAAACCCACAGCATCCGCCCCGCTGAGCCAGGTCTGTGCCCCGTGCCCCTGGcacccccggcacccccagcacccccagtacccccagtaCCCCTATCCGCCTCCATCCTGGGGGATCCCCAGCACGCACCCCGCAGCCCGGCAGTGGTGCTTGGTGtgccccaaccccatccccacccccaggCACAGCGTCTGCTCCTGCCCCAGAGCCCAGCGGGGCACGGCCGAGCTCTCCACCCCGCTGCAGGGGGGCTGCGCCGGCCCAGCAAGGGGGGGTCGTGTCCGTCCGTCCATCCGTCCAGCACCGCCTGGCGATGGCAGCTGGTGGCAGGAGGAGATTAGCGTGGCttgggcaggcagcacagcagcagcggcagccgCCACGGCATCGTAATTAATTACACAGCAAAGGCAATCAGGATGCGTTGCTCGTTAGCGCactggagaggagcagggaaggccggcgctgcaggggcagggggtgggggcCGAGCACTGGCACCGTCCTGCCCCTGGGAccatggaccccccccagggGGCTCTGCTGCCCGCACAGGACCCCACAGCCGCTCCGTGTCACAGCGAGGGGGGGCCAGGGGCAGCCCcgacagcagggctgggagctcccaggctggggggggggttcccAAATCGCCCCTCACGTGGGCCAGCAGGCGCAAGGTGCAGGCacgcagccggggggggggcgggccaCCGAGGGACCCCGAGCGCACGCAGGCGGCACGGGGCAGATGTGCCTGGGAGCTCCCACCCCGCCGGGCCCCCccctgagcccccagcccctggcaggcagggcgagcacaGCAGGTCCCCCGAGCCCGCCGGCCCCGGCGCATCAAGCCGGCAGCTTTAACTTCATTAGTGGGAGCTGGGCTCAGGGTGTAattaagcagcagcagccgcctgCTCCCCGCAGCCAGATGGCAGTTACACAACGTGCGAAGGATTAGCCCGCAGTGCCAGCGCGGGGCAGGGGCCCAGCAATGGCCAAAGAGTCACGGCCAGAGAACAGGGAGCGGGCAGCACGGTGCAGCGTGGcgtggcacggcacggcacggtgCGCCATGGCATGGtgtggcatggcacagcacggTGCAGcgtggcatggcatggcacggcacggtGCGGCATGGTGCAGCACGGTGCAGGATGGCACAGCATGGtgtggcacagcatggcacggcacggtGCAGCACGGCATGGtgtggcatggcacagcacggTGCAGCGTGGTgtggcacggcatggcacggcacggcgcagcatggcacggcatggtgtggcacggcatggcacagcacggtgcaggagctgcagggccgtgccgtgccacaCACACGGCTCTCACACAGCCCACCCCAGCACtgggccagggctggggcttGCTGCTGGGCCTTGCGCCCACCCAGGTGGGAGCAGGGTCAGGGTCTGCAGAGGATGCCCCCACCCATGGGGCAGCACCCACATCGGTCTCCCTACTGGGGAAGGGGGGCAACCCCCATGGGtgaccccagccctgccaccccagccctgctgtggggaGCGCAGTGCAGCCCctgaggggcttggggggacagCCTGGTCCCATGGGTGGGGGGCAGGAGCCATACGGGCACGCAGTGGCACCATCCTGCAGTGCAGAGCACCCCCGGGCAACTCGCTGTGAGCTCCAGCATCGTCCTGTGAGCTCCAGCATCACCATCAACTCCAGTATCACCATCAACTCCAGCACCACCGCTACCTCCAGCATCACCTGCGCGCTCCAGCACCACCCTGCTGCAGCGCAGAGCACCCTTCTGGCTGCAACCATGCCCAAAACACCACCAATCCATCCAGCCACCCCTGGCCGCTGGGCTCACCTGGGTGACCTTCTCGGTGACGTTGTGCGTGCGGTCCTTCAGCTTGGTGGGGGCGATGATCTCCTTCTCGCTGGAGGGGGCGGCCAGGAAGGCGTCGGCCTTGAAGTCCACGAAGTTGAGGGTGATCTGGGGGATCTTGCTGATCGCCCGGTAGCGCATCAGGTCCGAGTCAGAGGTGGAGTTCAGCAGGGTGCTGCGGATGTTGTTCATGGCCCCTGGCCGGGGGGGCACCATCAGCACGGGCTGCAGCCGCTGCGtgggaccccctctgacccccccaccaccacccccagggtCCCCAGCGGG from Anas platyrhynchos isolate ZD024472 breed Pekin duck chromosome 2, IASCAAS_PekinDuck_T2T, whole genome shotgun sequence encodes:
- the LOC140001835 gene encoding uncharacterized protein: MAVPPLAAPPSPAQPNAVLSDAWGSPAPPPPSTRDPPAPELSAGGVRGQPAPSPILSIPAHQPARPGPAAAPRTERLRPKPPRARGTQDTPAPGSGRGGVFGIPRGGCSRRSAGQCLGDAVVGASAAAGGVGRREPPPRGPGVPPRPPRTHLLCHQAGDADGAADPSALSVAVGAVAAVAPARGHHGRAQRRAAGWGEPPAAPPGPRIPELLPRSPALPCAAAGAELPRRAADGAGRPGPPPPPPPRPPPPPPPGLAPSPAATAPPPAAATPRGARHAPGRDREHPRETEARGGLAGRGLPTRGVPSPSRVSPATGGCPTVLGTPEIGSPVGGGHSPACQGRGMEGGVIKQQQPPAPRSQMAVTQRAKD